A single genomic interval of Litoreibacter ponti harbors:
- a CDS encoding RsmB/NOP family class I SAM-dependent RNA methyltransferase: MTPGARAAAAIEILDLHLGGQPLEKALTNWARRSRFAGSKDRAAIRDIVFDRIRSRASCALRGGGLTGRGLVLGGFDLEMAQQMFTGEGHAPSPLSAEETARIDAPSSLPPEVTANLPPWLLAHFEAAFGDDMMPVCAALTERAKVFVRVNLRKGDVEHAQSALAEDGIRAVAHPLCDSALELTENPRKLAGSRAYLDGLVELQDVASQAVCAGLPDAQTMLDYCAGGGGKVLAYGARHDARLFAHDGNPRRLKDLPERAARAGVAVERLDDVQCTRKAPFDLVLCDVPCSGSGAWRRQPEGKWRLTPEALEQLLALQREILDRAVSLVRPEGTLAYATCSVLRSENEDQIAQFLDHNPEWAQSCSRRYSPLEGGDGFYVAHLTRRGSAS; the protein is encoded by the coding sequence GTGACCCCCGGCGCGCGGGCGGCGGCGGCGATCGAGATCCTCGATCTGCATCTGGGCGGCCAACCTTTGGAAAAGGCGCTGACCAACTGGGCAAGGCGCTCGCGTTTTGCGGGCTCCAAGGATCGTGCCGCCATCCGCGACATCGTGTTTGACCGTATCCGCAGTCGCGCATCGTGTGCGCTGAGGGGCGGCGGACTTACAGGGCGGGGATTGGTGCTTGGTGGCTTCGATCTGGAGATGGCCCAACAGATGTTTACGGGCGAAGGCCACGCCCCCAGCCCACTGAGTGCCGAAGAGACCGCTCGGATTGATGCACCATCGAGTCTTCCGCCGGAGGTCACGGCGAATTTACCCCCTTGGCTTCTTGCGCATTTCGAGGCGGCATTTGGTGATGACATGATGCCCGTTTGCGCCGCCTTGACAGAGCGTGCGAAGGTTTTTGTGCGGGTGAATCTCAGGAAAGGCGATGTAGAGCATGCGCAGTCTGCTCTGGCAGAGGACGGCATCCGCGCAGTGGCGCATCCGCTCTGTGACAGCGCTTTGGAACTCACTGAGAACCCTCGCAAACTTGCTGGCAGCCGCGCATATCTCGATGGGCTGGTCGAGCTGCAGGATGTGGCCTCTCAAGCTGTTTGCGCGGGGCTTCCTGACGCGCAGACCATGCTTGATTATTGCGCAGGCGGCGGCGGCAAGGTTCTGGCCTACGGCGCGCGGCACGACGCACGGCTCTTTGCGCATGACGGCAATCCGAGACGGCTGAAGGATCTACCCGAGCGCGCGGCAAGGGCAGGGGTCGCGGTCGAGCGTCTTGATGACGTGCAATGTACGCGAAAAGCGCCTTTCGATCTGGTGCTGTGCGACGTGCCTTGCAGTGGAAGTGGTGCTTGGCGCAGGCAGCCCGAGGGAAAGTGGCGTCTCACGCCTGAGGCACTGGAACAACTTTTGGCGCTGCAGCGCGAGATTCTCGACCGCGCGGTCTCCCTTGTCAGGCCCGAGGGGACGTTGGCTTATGCCACCTGTTCGGTCCTTCGTAGCGAGAACGAGGACCAGATCGCGCAATTTCTCGACCATAATCCCGAATGGGCCCAGTCGTGTTCCCGGCGATATTCGCCGCTTGAGGGCGGGGACGGCTTCTATGTCGCGCACTTGACGCGGCGCGGCTCGGCCTCTTAG
- a CDS encoding sulfotransferase family 2 domain-containing protein, translated as MMIFFKERLVYLAVPKTGTSAIERALGRHASAVFRDPPGMKHTNALGFERKFRGLFERKTLSPLETMAVMREPLDWLGSWYRYRRRPALDGHPNSTRDVSFDEFVEAYLQDTRPAFADIGSQARFLTDQSGALLINHVFAYTDFETIRAFLATRLNRPIEFDKVNTSPRAPLSLSKGLRSRLEKTCAQDFEIYEALKDGPLSVT; from the coding sequence ATGATGATTTTCTTCAAAGAGCGTTTGGTCTACCTCGCGGTTCCCAAGACGGGGACCTCGGCGATCGAGCGCGCGTTGGGGCGTCACGCATCCGCCGTGTTTCGCGACCCACCGGGAATGAAGCACACCAATGCACTTGGTTTTGAACGAAAATTTCGCGGACTCTTTGAGCGAAAGACCCTTTCACCGCTCGAAACAATGGCTGTCATGCGCGAGCCGCTGGATTGGTTGGGAAGCTGGTATCGCTACCGTAGGCGTCCGGCGCTGGATGGTCATCCGAACAGCACACGCGACGTGAGCTTCGATGAATTCGTCGAGGCTTACCTGCAAGACACCCGGCCCGCATTCGCCGATATCGGCTCCCAGGCGCGATTCTTGACGGATCAATCCGGCGCATTGCTGATAAATCACGTCTTCGCCTACACGGATTTCGAGACGATACGGGCGTTTCTGGCCACGCGCCTCAACCGCCCCATCGAGTTCGACAAGGTCAACACGTCGCCACGGGCGCCTCTTTCATTATCGAAGGGCTTGCGATCCCGGCTGGAGAAAACCTGTGCTCAGGATTTTGAGATTTACGAGGCTTTGAAGGACGGCCCCCTTTCCGTGACCTAG
- a CDS encoding GcvT family protein: MKTTTRVCVIGGGVVGCSVLYHLTKLGWSDVLLLERSELTSGSTWHAAGGFHTLNGDTNMAALQGYTIKLYRELEELTGMSCGLHHVGGVTLADNQDRFDMLVAERAKHRYMGLETEIVGPEDIAKIAPITNLDGIVGGLYDPLDGHLDPSGTTHAYAKAARMGGASIETHVKVLETNPRHDGTWDVVTDKGTIHAEHVVNAAGLWAREVGAMAGVYLPLHPMEHQYLVTEETPEIYERDTEHPHVMDPAGESYLRQEGRGLCIGFYEQNCRPWAVEGTPWDFGHELLADDFDKIEDSITFAFNRFPVLERAGIKSVIHGPFTFAPDGNPLVGPVPGLRNYWSACGVMAGFSQGGGVGLMLAQWMIHGETERDTIAMDVARFGDWITPGYTLPKVVENYQRRFSVSYPNEELPAARPHRTTPMYDIFSDMGAVWGQQYGLEVVNYFAQGDEPRFETPSFRRSDAFDATAREVAAVRAAAGINEVQNFGKYHVTGPGARDWLDRIMAGRIPSPGRLSLTPMLSKAGRLIGDFTVTCLAEGDFYLTASYGAQAYHMRWFERHATNGVRVENVSDTRTGFQIAGPLSRDILQACTRNDISDMRFMDVREITVGQVACCVQRVSYTGDLGFEIYCSPMDQRQLWATLWHAGEPRGLTPFGMRAMMSLRLDKFFGSWGREFSPDYTPAETGMDRFIAWKKATDFIGRAAAEAERAAPPARQLCNFEVDATDADVVAYEPVFIDGKVEGFCTSGGYAHHSGKSIAMALIPRTRAVKGLTVEIEILGQMRRATLITTPPFDADGARMRG; the protein is encoded by the coding sequence ATGAAAACAACCACGCGGGTCTGCGTCATCGGGGGCGGCGTCGTCGGCTGCTCCGTCCTGTATCACCTGACAAAACTGGGGTGGTCGGACGTCTTGCTTCTCGAACGCTCCGAGCTGACATCGGGTTCCACGTGGCATGCAGCGGGCGGCTTTCATACGCTCAATGGGGACACGAATATGGCCGCGTTGCAAGGCTATACGATCAAGCTCTACCGCGAGTTGGAAGAGCTGACGGGTATGTCCTGCGGCCTGCACCATGTCGGTGGCGTAACCCTTGCGGACAACCAGGACCGCTTCGACATGCTCGTGGCCGAGCGCGCCAAGCACCGCTACATGGGCCTTGAGACAGAGATTGTCGGCCCCGAAGATATCGCCAAGATCGCGCCGATCACCAATCTCGACGGCATCGTCGGCGGGCTTTACGACCCGCTGGACGGCCATCTCGATCCCTCCGGCACGACCCACGCCTATGCCAAGGCGGCCCGCATGGGCGGGGCCAGCATCGAGACCCATGTTAAGGTGTTGGAGACCAACCCACGTCACGACGGCACATGGGACGTGGTGACCGACAAAGGCACGATCCATGCCGAGCACGTCGTCAACGCCGCCGGTCTTTGGGCCCGCGAGGTGGGCGCAATGGCGGGTGTCTATCTGCCGCTGCACCCGATGGAGCATCAATACCTCGTCACCGAAGAAACTCCGGAAATCTACGAGCGTGACACCGAGCATCCGCATGTGATGGACCCCGCGGGCGAGAGCTACCTGCGCCAAGAAGGTCGCGGGCTGTGCATCGGCTTTTACGAGCAGAATTGCCGGCCTTGGGCAGTCGAAGGCACGCCATGGGATTTCGGACATGAGCTGCTGGCTGACGATTTCGACAAGATCGAAGACAGCATCACCTTCGCCTTCAACCGCTTCCCGGTGCTCGAGCGGGCCGGGATCAAGTCCGTGATCCACGGCCCGTTCACCTTCGCGCCTGACGGCAATCCGCTAGTGGGCCCTGTTCCGGGGTTGCGCAATTATTGGTCGGCCTGCGGCGTGATGGCGGGCTTCAGTCAGGGCGGCGGCGTCGGACTGATGCTCGCGCAATGGATGATCCACGGCGAGACCGAGCGCGACACCATCGCGATGGATGTGGCGCGCTTCGGCGACTGGATCACGCCCGGCTACACGCTGCCAAAGGTGGTCGAGAACTACCAGCGCCGCTTCTCGGTAAGCTACCCGAACGAAGAGCTACCCGCGGCCCGCCCCCATCGCACCACGCCGATGTATGACATCTTCAGCGACATGGGCGCGGTCTGGGGTCAGCAATACGGGCTGGAGGTCGTCAACTATTTCGCCCAAGGCGACGAGCCGCGCTTTGAGACACCGTCCTTCCGTCGCTCCGATGCCTTTGACGCGACCGCTCGGGAGGTGGCCGCCGTGCGCGCCGCGGCGGGGATCAACGAGGTGCAGAACTTCGGCAAATACCATGTGACCGGCCCCGGCGCCCGCGACTGGCTCGACCGGATCATGGCCGGCCGCATCCCGTCCCCCGGTCGCCTGTCGTTAACCCCGATGCTATCTAAGGCCGGTCGCTTGATCGGGGATTTCACGGTGACCTGTCTGGCGGAAGGTGATTTCTACCTCACCGCATCCTACGGCGCGCAAGCCTATCACATGCGCTGGTTCGAGCGTCACGCGACCAACGGCGTGCGGGTCGAGAATGTCTCTGACACGCGCACCGGCTTCCAGATCGCAGGGCCCCTGTCGCGCGACATTTTACAGGCCTGCACCCGCAACGATATTTCCGACATGCGATTCATGGATGTGCGCGAAATCACCGTGGGCCAAGTCGCGTGCTGCGTGCAGCGCGTCAGCTACACCGGCGATCTGGGCTTCGAGATCTATTGCAGCCCGATGGATCAACGCCAGCTCTGGGCGACCCTCTGGCACGCCGGTGAGCCGCGCGGGCTGACACCGTTCGGGATGCGTGCGATGATGTCGCTGCGACTTGATAAGTTTTTTGGATCCTGGGGCCGCGAGTTCTCGCCCGACTACACGCCTGCCGAGACTGGCATGGATCGGTTCATCGCGTGGAAAAAGGCGACGGATTTCATCGGCCGCGCCGCGGCGGAGGCTGAGCGCGCCGCGCCGCCCGCGCGACAACTCTGCAATTTCGAGGTCGACGCGACCGATGCCGATGTCGTCGCCTATGAGCCGGTCTTCATCGACGGGAAAGTCGAGGGATTCTGCACCTCCGGCGGCTACGCCCACCATTCCGGAAAATCCATCGCGATGGCCCTGATCCCGCGCACCCGCGCAGTCAAAGGTCTGACGGTCGAGATCGAAATATTGGGCCAGATGCGCCGCGCCACGCTGATTACCACGCCGCCCTTTGACGCAGACGGTGCCCGAATGCGCGGCTAG
- the alaS gene encoding alanine--tRNA ligase, which translates to MPSLNDIRSTFLRFFEQQGHSVQPSSPLVPRNDPTLMFVNSGMVQFKNLFTGLEHRDYTRATTAQKCVRAGGKHNDLDNVGYTARHHTFFEMLGNFSFGDYFKKEAIPFAWELITKDFGIDKNRLLTTVYHTDDEAFEIWKSLGVPEDRIIRIATSDNFWQMGPTGPCGPCTEIFYDHGEHIWGGPPGSPEEDGDRFIEIWNIVFMQNEQFEDGSMRELEMQSIDTGMGLERIAALLQGSHDNYDTDLFKALIEASAHATSTDPFGDQNVHHRVIADHLRSTSFLIADGVMPSNDGRGYVLRRIMRRAMRHAHLLGAKDPVMHQLVPSLVGQMGAAYPELGQAQALIEETLRAEETRFKQTLDRGLKLLDDELAGLGEGETLPGEAAFKLYDTYGFPLDLTQDALREKGREVDTDGFDAAMAEQKAKARASWAGSGEAADSTVWFDIADTHGATDFLGYDTEKAEGQILAIVSDGKQVDTVDKGESVQIVCNQTPFYAESGGQVGDTGTIKTDGGAGRVTDTRKTAGVFIHFVEVTEGELRTGAGAELSVDHARRTAIRANHSATHLLHEALREALGEHVAQRGSLNADDRLRFDFSHGKALSLEELAQVERDVNRLIRQNSSVETRIMTPDDARGIGAQALFGEKYGDEVRVVSMGRADTGKGSDGQTYSIELCGGTHVKQTGDIGMFVTLGDSASSAGVRRIEALTGQAAFDYLSGQDHRLAETALALKSSAEDVPARVKALLEERKALSNEVAQLRRELAMSGGAAQVSDEDVGGKAFFGQVISGVSGKELPALIDEHKDRMGSGIVLLIADAGGKAAVAAGVTDDLTEEISAVDILRAAVAELGGKGGGGRPAMAQGGGASVENSQAAIDAAKAVIGG; encoded by the coding sequence ATGCCCAGCCTGAATGATATTCGCTCGACGTTCCTGCGTTTTTTCGAACAGCAGGGCCATTCGGTTCAGCCGTCCAGCCCGCTGGTGCCGCGGAATGATCCGACCCTGATGTTCGTCAACTCCGGCATGGTTCAGTTCAAGAACCTGTTCACCGGGCTGGAGCACCGCGACTACACCCGCGCGACCACGGCGCAGAAATGCGTGCGCGCCGGTGGCAAACACAACGATCTCGACAATGTCGGCTACACCGCACGCCATCACACGTTTTTCGAGATGTTGGGCAACTTCAGCTTTGGGGACTATTTCAAGAAAGAGGCGATCCCTTTCGCGTGGGAGCTGATCACCAAGGATTTCGGGATCGACAAAAATCGTTTGCTGACAACGGTCTATCACACCGATGACGAAGCATTCGAGATTTGGAAAAGCCTTGGCGTGCCCGAGGATCGGATCATCCGCATCGCGACCTCTGACAATTTCTGGCAAATGGGTCCGACCGGCCCGTGCGGTCCGTGCACAGAGATTTTCTATGACCATGGCGAACACATCTGGGGAGGCCCGCCCGGCAGTCCCGAGGAAGATGGCGATCGTTTCATTGAGATCTGGAACATCGTTTTCATGCAAAACGAGCAATTCGAAGACGGCTCGATGCGCGAGTTGGAGATGCAGAGCATCGATACCGGCATGGGGCTGGAGCGTATCGCGGCGCTCCTGCAGGGCAGCCATGACAACTACGACACCGATCTGTTCAAGGCTCTGATCGAGGCATCGGCCCATGCCACCTCGACCGATCCGTTTGGGGATCAGAACGTGCACCACCGCGTGATCGCGGACCATTTGCGTTCGACCTCGTTCTTGATTGCCGACGGGGTGATGCCCTCGAACGATGGCCGTGGCTATGTGCTGCGCCGCATCATGCGCCGCGCCATGCGCCACGCGCATCTGCTTGGCGCCAAGGACCCGGTGATGCACCAATTGGTGCCGTCGCTGGTGGGCCAGATGGGCGCGGCCTATCCGGAACTGGGACAAGCACAGGCCCTGATCGAAGAAACCCTGCGGGCGGAGGAGACGCGCTTCAAGCAAACGCTCGATCGCGGTTTAAAATTGCTCGACGACGAGTTGGCAGGCCTTGGCGAGGGCGAAACGCTGCCGGGCGAAGCGGCGTTCAAGCTCTACGATACCTACGGCTTCCCGCTGGATTTGACCCAAGACGCCCTGCGCGAGAAAGGCCGTGAGGTCGACACCGACGGGTTTGACGCCGCAATGGCAGAACAGAAGGCCAAGGCGCGCGCATCCTGGGCGGGCTCGGGCGAGGCGGCTGACAGCACCGTCTGGTTCGACATCGCGGACACGCACGGCGCAACAGATTTTCTTGGCTACGACACCGAGAAGGCTGAAGGCCAGATCCTCGCCATCGTATCGGACGGAAAACAGGTCGATACGGTCGACAAGGGCGAGAGCGTTCAGATCGTGTGCAACCAAACCCCGTTCTATGCCGAGAGCGGCGGCCAGGTCGGCGACACCGGCACCATCAAGACGGATGGCGGTGCAGGCCGTGTGACCGACACGCGCAAGACCGCGGGCGTGTTTATCCATTTCGTCGAAGTGACCGAAGGCGAGTTGCGTACCGGCGCGGGGGCGGAGCTTTCGGTGGATCACGCGCGGCGCACCGCGATCCGCGCCAATCATTCGGCCACGCACTTGCTGCACGAAGCTCTGCGCGAGGCGCTTGGCGAGCACGTCGCTCAGCGCGGCTCGCTTAATGCAGACGACCGCCTGCGGTTCGACTTTAGCCACGGCAAAGCGCTCAGCCTTGAGGAATTGGCGCAAGTTGAGCGAGACGTTAATCGGTTGATCCGGCAGAACAGCTCTGTCGAGACGCGGATCATGACACCCGATGATGCGCGCGGGATCGGCGCGCAGGCGCTCTTTGGCGAGAAATATGGCGACGAGGTTCGGGTCGTCTCGATGGGGCGCGCCGACACGGGCAAGGGCTCGGACGGACAGACCTACTCGATCGAGCTTTGTGGCGGGACCCACGTGAAACAGACCGGTGATATCGGCATGTTCGTGACGCTGGGCGACAGCGCGTCGAGCGCTGGCGTGCGCCGGATAGAGGCGCTCACGGGCCAAGCGGCGTTCGACTACCTTAGCGGGCAGGACCACCGCTTGGCCGAGACCGCGCTGGCGCTGAAATCCTCGGCGGAAGATGTGCCTGCCCGCGTCAAGGCATTGCTGGAGGAACGCAAGGCGCTCAGCAACGAGGTGGCGCAGCTGCGCCGCGAGCTGGCGATGAGCGGCGGCGCGGCGCAGGTGTCCGATGAGGATGTCGGCGGCAAAGCGTTCTTCGGGCAAGTTATCAGCGGCGTCTCAGGCAAGGAACTGCCCGCGCTGATCGACGAGCACAAGGATCGCATGGGCTCCGGCATCGTGCTGCTGATCGCGGATGCGGGCGGCAAGGCCGCCGTGGCTGCCGGTGTCACGGATGACCTGACGGAGGAGATTTCTGCCGTCGACATTTTGCGCGCCGCCGTGGCCGAACTGGGCGGAAAGGGCGGCGGGGGCCGTCCCGCCATGGCGCAAGGCGGAGGTGCCAGTGTCGAAAATTCCCAAGCCGCGATTGATGCGGCGAAAGCCGTGATCGGAGGATAG
- the recA gene encoding recombinase RecA: MATAELLKMNSKDDANKKKALESALAQIERQFGKGSIMKMGGENAIQEIESTSTGSLGLDIALGIGGLPKGRIVEIYGPESSGKTTLTLHCVAEEQKKGGVCAFVDAEHALDPQYARKLGVDLDELLISQPDTGEQALEIVDTLVRSGAVNMVVVDSVAALTPKSELEGDMGDSSVGVHARLMSQAMRKLTSSISRSNCMVIFINQIRMKIGVMFGSPETTTGGNALKFYSSVRLDIRRIGALKDRDEVVGNATRVKVVKNKVAPPFKQVEFDIMYGEGISKMGELLDLGVKAGVVDKSGAWFSYGDERIGQGRENAKLFLKENSRIALDIEDKIRAAHGLEFDLPPEEVAAVKAEDDKLIEGDLD, from the coding sequence ATGGCAACAGCAGAACTCCTTAAAATGAACTCCAAAGACGACGCGAACAAAAAGAAGGCGCTGGAATCGGCGCTCGCGCAGATCGAACGTCAGTTCGGCAAGGGCTCGATCATGAAGATGGGTGGCGAGAACGCGATCCAGGAAATCGAGTCGACGTCGACCGGGTCTTTGGGGCTGGATATTGCCTTGGGCATTGGTGGTTTGCCGAAGGGCCGGATTGTCGAAATCTACGGCCCTGAATCGTCCGGCAAGACCACTCTGACGCTGCATTGCGTGGCGGAAGAGCAGAAGAAAGGCGGCGTTTGCGCCTTCGTGGATGCCGAGCACGCGCTTGATCCGCAATATGCGCGCAAGCTGGGCGTTGATCTGGACGAATTGCTGATTTCGCAGCCCGATACCGGCGAGCAGGCCTTGGAGATTGTGGACACGCTTGTCCGTTCGGGCGCGGTAAACATGGTGGTCGTCGACTCGGTCGCTGCCTTGACGCCAAAATCCGAATTGGAAGGCGACATGGGTGACAGCTCTGTGGGCGTGCATGCGCGTCTGATGAGCCAGGCGATGCGTAAGCTGACCAGCTCGATCTCGCGGTCGAACTGCATGGTTATATTCATCAACCAGATTCGGATGAAAATCGGCGTTATGTTCGGCAGCCCCGAGACGACAACTGGAGGCAATGCGCTGAAATTCTACTCGTCGGTCCGCCTCGACATTCGCCGGATCGGCGCGCTGAAAGACCGCGACGAGGTGGTTGGCAACGCAACCCGCGTCAAGGTCGTCAAGAACAAGGTGGCTCCGCCGTTCAAGCAGGTCGAGTTCGACATCATGTATGGCGAAGGCATCTCGAAGATGGGCGAGCTTTTGGACCTTGGTGTCAAGGCCGGCGTCGTGGACAAGTCCGGCGCGTGGTTCAGCTATGGTGACGAGCGGATCGGGCAGGGGCGTGAGAACGCGAAACTTTTCCTGAAGGAAAACAGCCGCATCGCGCTTGATATCGAAGACAAGATCCGTGCGGCACACGGGTTGGAGTTTGATCTGCCCCCAGAAGAGGTCGCAGCGGTCAAGGCTGAAGATGACAAGTTGATCGAAGGCGATCTGGACTAG
- a CDS encoding DUF1330 domain-containing protein, whose amino-acid sequence MPAALWIAHVKVTDPERYAKYAAAATKAIADHEGVFLARNGAYEQLEGNDRARNVVARFPSLQKAHDCYYSEAYQAALEFARDASERDLMILEELD is encoded by the coding sequence ATGCCCGCAGCTCTATGGATTGCCCACGTCAAGGTCACCGACCCCGAGCGTTACGCTAAATACGCCGCCGCCGCGACGAAAGCGATTGCGGATCATGAGGGCGTGTTCCTCGCGCGCAACGGGGCCTATGAGCAACTCGAAGGCAATGATCGCGCGCGCAACGTCGTGGCCCGTTTCCCGTCGCTGCAAAAGGCCCATGACTGTTATTATTCAGAGGCTTATCAGGCGGCGTTGGAGTTTGCGCGCGATGCGTCCGAGCGCGATCTGATGATCCTTGAAGAGCTGGACTAG
- a CDS encoding hybrid sensor histidine kinase/response regulator produces the protein MRRGANSTLDAASENLFAFDPRAMLIVDTAGAVKSSNVAARKLLDGNIGDPLDKMLGKLMSNASAIVFRLQAKASRTDMAHEDVITRLGRFRLTAHRVAGGEDLVWSIEDLSDHGTARHSAERLSLPMFTIGGSGAVLFMNEAMRKLVGGRAKNLGALFAEPPRKSGERATLSGEKGPMEVMAVIVPGKLGRTEYFLAPVTEDESSVQPIGSLEDFPVALIELDPEGRIIEANRLAGSLLELGDDNTQLLSDVVEGLGRPLADWLSDASEGKGLHRPEVLKSRSGPDEMYVQVTLGRIINDGDVSLIALINDATELKSLEAQFVQSQKMQAIGQLAGGVAHDFNNLLTAISGHCDLLMLRHDPGDPDFADLEQINQNANRAASLVGQLLAFSRKQNLQLEVLDMRDTLSDLTHLLNRLVGAQINLRLTHDPNLMSVRADRRQLEQVLMNLVVNARDALGGSGEIAIETRNLKLTSELKRDRAAVPAGDYVVVKVTDDGCGISSEKLPKIFEPFYTTKKTGDGTGLGLSTAYGIIKQSGGFIFADSELGKGTVFTIYFPTFDKPVEPPKEAKAPVTQLDTRPAAGMVLLVEDEAPVRAFASRALKYRGFQVMEADCAEAALALLEDKDLDFDIVLTDVIMPGMDGPTWVKQAREDRPDMRVVFMSGYADGSTLEEQISVPNSVFLAKPFSLDELTSTVRRHLMAAA, from the coding sequence ATGCGCCGTGGCGCGAACTCGACGCTTGATGCGGCGAGCGAGAACCTGTTTGCCTTCGATCCGCGCGCGATGCTGATCGTCGACACGGCAGGGGCCGTCAAAAGCAGCAACGTGGCTGCGCGCAAACTGCTTGACGGAAATATCGGCGACCCGCTGGACAAGATGCTGGGCAAGCTGATGTCGAATGCCAGCGCGATTGTTTTTCGCCTGCAAGCCAAGGCGTCGCGCACCGATATGGCCCATGAGGACGTCATCACCCGGCTGGGGCGCTTCAGATTGACGGCCCACCGGGTCGCAGGCGGTGAAGATCTGGTCTGGTCGATCGAGGATTTATCCGACCACGGAACGGCGCGCCACAGCGCCGAACGCCTGTCGCTGCCGATGTTCACCATCGGCGGGTCGGGTGCCGTTTTGTTCATGAACGAAGCGATGCGCAAACTGGTGGGCGGGCGTGCCAAGAACCTCGGTGCCTTGTTCGCAGAACCGCCGAGGAAGTCCGGCGAGCGGGCAACGCTGTCGGGCGAAAAGGGCCCAATGGAGGTGATGGCCGTGATCGTTCCGGGCAAATTGGGCCGGACCGAGTACTTTCTGGCGCCAGTGACCGAGGATGAAAGCTCCGTCCAACCGATTGGAAGCCTTGAAGATTTTCCCGTGGCATTGATCGAGCTTGATCCCGAAGGCCGCATCATCGAAGCCAATCGCCTGGCCGGGTCCCTGTTGGAGCTTGGCGATGACAACACGCAACTCCTGTCCGACGTGGTCGAGGGGCTGGGTCGTCCGCTGGCCGATTGGCTGTCGGACGCGTCTGAAGGCAAGGGCCTGCACCGCCCCGAAGTCCTAAAATCCCGAAGCGGTCCGGACGAGATGTATGTGCAAGTGACCCTTGGCCGGATCATCAACGACGGAGACGTGTCTCTTATCGCCTTGATCAATGACGCGACCGAGTTGAAATCCCTCGAGGCGCAATTTGTCCAAAGCCAGAAAATGCAGGCAATCGGCCAACTTGCGGGCGGCGTGGCCCATGATTTCAACAACTTGCTCACGGCAATCTCGGGTCACTGCGACCTGCTGATGCTGCGCCACGATCCGGGCGATCCGGATTTTGCCGATCTCGAACAGATCAACCAGAATGCCAACCGGGCGGCGTCCCTCGTGGGTCAGCTCCTGGCGTTCTCGCGCAAGCAGAACCTGCAGCTCGAAGTTCTCGACATGAGAGACACGCTGTCGGACCTGACACACCTGCTGAACCGATTGGTGGGCGCGCAGATCAATCTGCGCCTGACCCATGACCCGAATCTGATGTCGGTGCGGGCCGATCGACGTCAGCTTGAGCAAGTGTTGATGAACCTCGTCGTCAACGCGCGCGACGCACTGGGCGGAAGTGGTGAAATTGCTATTGAGACGCGCAACCTCAAGCTGACTAGTGAATTGAAACGAGACCGCGCCGCGGTGCCCGCGGGCGATTATGTCGTGGTGAAGGTGACCGATGACGGCTGTGGTATTTCGTCCGAGAAATTGCCGAAAATCTTCGAGCCATTCTATACGACGAAAAAGACCGGGGATGGCACCGGATTGGGGTTGTCGACCGCGTACGGCATCATCAAACAGTCCGGCGGGTTCATTTTTGCAGACAGCGAGCTTGGCAAGGGAACCGTCTTCACGATTTATTTTCCGACCTTCGACAAGCCGGTCGAGCCTCCGAAAGAGGCGAAGGCGCCCGTCACGCAGCTCGACACACGTCCGGCCGCTGGAATGGTTCTGCTGGTCGAAGATGAAGCGCCGGTCCGTGCCTTCGCCAGCCGCGCTTTGAAATATCGCGGCTTCCAGGTGATGGAGGCGGACTGCGCAGAAGCGGCCCTCGCATTGTTGGAGGACAAGGACCTTGATTTCGATATTGTGCTGACCGATGTCATCATGCCTGGAATGGACGGCCCGACATGGGTGAAACAAGCCAGAGAAGACAGGCCTGATATGCGCGTGGTATTCATGTCGGGCTACGCGGATGGAAGCACCTTGGAGGAACAGATAAGTGTTCCCAATTCCGTGTTCCTCGCCAAACCGTTCTCGCTCGATGAGCTGACCTCGACAGTTCGGCGGCATCTGATGGCGGCCGCGTGA